The proteins below are encoded in one region of Pelagibacterium flavum:
- a CDS encoding FadR/GntR family transcriptional regulator — MAGTIGDREGAGTTAGPAAARRKPHNFHAHVMYTLGTAIVGGTYKEGQILPGDSDLIDQFGVSRTVLREALKTLSAKGLVEARARVGTRVLPRARWNMFDSDVLLWHLESGISFDFIASLAEIRMAVEPDAAALAAERRTDEQADELMGWLRGMETKGQSAEDFARNDVEFHRVVAQASGNPFMVSLSNVVEIALMASFTISSPVEGGTAFDKAVRLHRNIAEAIAAKDPEMARVAMRQAIQSGVDRATTALGSAKG, encoded by the coding sequence ATGGCGGGAACTATAGGCGATCGGGAGGGAGCGGGAACAACTGCCGGGCCGGCGGCTGCACGACGCAAGCCGCACAATTTCCATGCCCATGTCATGTACACGCTCGGAACCGCCATTGTCGGCGGAACCTATAAGGAAGGCCAGATTCTCCCCGGCGACAGCGATCTGATCGACCAGTTCGGCGTATCCCGCACCGTGCTGCGCGAGGCGCTCAAGACATTGTCGGCCAAGGGTCTTGTCGAGGCGCGGGCGCGGGTCGGAACCCGGGTTCTGCCGCGGGCCCGCTGGAACATGTTTGATTCCGACGTGCTGCTCTGGCACCTGGAGTCGGGGATTTCCTTTGATTTTATCGCTTCGCTGGCCGAAATCCGCATGGCCGTCGAACCCGACGCGGCGGCGCTGGCCGCCGAGCGGCGTACCGACGAGCAGGCCGATGAATTGATGGGCTGGCTCAGGGGCATGGAGACCAAGGGCCAGAGCGCCGAGGACTTCGCCCGCAACGACGTGGAATTTCACCGGGTCGTGGCCCAGGCATCGGGCAATCCCTTCATGGTTTCGCTCTCCAATGTCGTCGAAATCGCGCTGATGGCATCGTTCACCATTTCCTCGCCGGTCGAGGGTGGGACGGCCTTTGACAAGGCGGTGCGGCTGCACCGCAACATCGCCGAGGCCATAGCGGCAAAAGACCCCGAAATGGCGCGCGTCGCCATGCGTCAGGCCATCCAGTCGGGTGTCGATCGGGCAACGACCGCATTGGGCAGCGCCAAGGGCTGA
- a CDS encoding 2-dehydro-3-deoxy-6-phosphogalactonate aldolase, which yields MTRKLIAILRGLKPDEALGITEALIEAGITAIEVPLNSPQPLDSIEKMSKAFGSDALIGAGTVLSEKDVAEVAQAGGELIVSPNCDATVIAATKAAGLQSFPGVFTATECFAALTAGADGLKIFPASIMGPAGVSALKAVLPRSVPVYAVGGAGADNFSQWRAAGADGFGIGTALYAPGLTAKEVGERARKLVSAYDEVMA from the coding sequence ATGACCCGCAAGCTGATTGCCATATTGCGCGGCCTCAAACCCGATGAGGCGCTGGGGATAACAGAGGCGCTGATCGAAGCGGGCATTACCGCTATCGAAGTGCCACTCAATTCACCACAACCGCTTGATTCAATTGAGAAAATGTCCAAGGCATTCGGTAGTGACGCGCTGATCGGCGCAGGGACCGTTCTGAGCGAAAAAGACGTCGCCGAAGTCGCGCAGGCTGGGGGGGAACTGATCGTTTCGCCCAATTGCGACGCGACGGTGATTGCCGCCACAAAGGCGGCGGGCCTACAATCATTTCCGGGCGTTTTTACCGCCACCGAATGTTTCGCAGCGCTCACGGCGGGCGCGGACGGGCTCAAGATCTTTCCCGCCTCGATCATGGGGCCGGCGGGCGTTTCGGCGCTCAAAGCCGTGCTGCCCCGCTCGGTCCCGGTCTATGCTGTGGGCGGCGCCGGAGCGGACAATTTTTCCCAATGGCGGGCCGCCGGGGCCGACGGATTCGGCATCGGCACGGCGCTCTATGCGCCCGGCCTGACGGCGAAAGAGGTGGGCGAGAGGGCCCGCAAACTTGTATCGGCCTATGACGAGGTTATGGCATGA
- the araD gene encoding L-arabinonate dehydratase, whose product MAFEKAQWPRKLRSQEWYGGTSRDSIYHRGWLKNQGYPHDLFDGRPVIGILNTWSDLTPCNGHLRELAEKVKAGVWEAGGFPLEVPVFSASENTFRPSAMMYRNLAAMAVEEVMRGQPIDGAVLLVGCDKTTPSLLMGAASTDIPSIVVTGGPMLNGWFRGERVGSGTALWQMSEAIKAGEMTQEDFLEAEQAMSRSSGTCNTMGTASTMASMAEALGMALSGNAAIPAVDSRRRVMAQLTGRRIVDMVKDDLKPSDILTREAFENAIMTNGAIGGSTNAVVHLLALAGRVGVDVGLEDWDRLGRDIPTIVNLMPSGKYLMEEFFYAGGLPVVLKSLLEGKKLHGDALTVSGRTMGEEIVNARNWNEDVIRPVDKALTSHGGIAVLKGNLAPNGCVLKPSAASPHLMVHTGRAVVFEDIDDYKAKINDEALDIDETCVMVLKNCGPKGYPGMAEVGNMGLPPKVLRKGIKDMVRISDARMSGTAYGTVILHTSPEAAVGGPLAVVRNGDMISIDVPNRTIHLDVPETEIAARLADWSPLPDQPDSGYARMFLDHVDQAHTGADFDFLRGCRGREVGRDSH is encoded by the coding sequence ATGGCATTTGAAAAGGCCCAATGGCCACGCAAGCTGCGCTCGCAGGAATGGTATGGCGGAACCTCGCGCGATAGCATCTATCATCGCGGGTGGCTGAAAAATCAGGGCTATCCGCACGATCTGTTCGACGGTCGCCCGGTGATCGGGATCTTGAACACCTGGTCCGACCTCACCCCCTGCAACGGCCATCTGCGCGAGCTGGCCGAAAAAGTGAAAGCCGGCGTCTGGGAGGCCGGTGGCTTCCCGCTCGAAGTGCCGGTGTTCTCGGCCTCGGAAAACACCTTCCGCCCTTCTGCCATGATGTATCGCAACCTCGCCGCCATGGCGGTCGAAGAGGTGATGCGCGGCCAGCCTATCGATGGCGCCGTGCTGCTGGTGGGCTGCGACAAGACCACTCCGTCGCTGCTGATGGGCGCGGCCTCCACCGACATTCCCTCGATCGTCGTCACCGGCGGCCCCATGCTCAATGGCTGGTTCCGGGGCGAGCGGGTCGGCTCGGGCACCGCGCTCTGGCAGATGAGCGAAGCCATCAAGGCCGGGGAAATGACCCAGGAGGATTTCCTCGAGGCCGAACAGGCCATGAGCCGGTCTTCGGGTACCTGCAACACCATGGGCACCGCTTCCACCATGGCCTCGATGGCCGAGGCGCTGGGCATGGCACTTTCGGGCAATGCGGCGATCCCCGCTGTCGACAGCCGCCGCCGCGTCATGGCGCAACTGACGGGCCGCCGCATCGTCGATATGGTCAAGGACGACCTCAAGCCCTCCGATATCCTCACCCGCGAGGCGTTTGAAAACGCCATAATGACCAATGGCGCCATCGGCGGTTCGACCAATGCGGTGGTTCATCTGCTGGCCCTGGCGGGCCGTGTCGGCGTCGATGTGGGGCTCGAGGATTGGGACCGGCTGGGCCGCGATATTCCCACCATCGTCAACCTCATGCCTTCGGGCAAATATTTGATGGAAGAGTTCTTCTACGCCGGCGGATTGCCGGTGGTGCTCAAATCCCTGCTCGAGGGCAAAAAGCTCCATGGCGATGCGCTGACCGTTTCGGGCCGCACCATGGGCGAGGAAATCGTCAATGCCCGCAACTGGAACGAGGACGTGATCCGCCCGGTCGACAAGGCTCTGACCAGCCATGGCGGTATCGCGGTTCTCAAGGGCAATCTGGCGCCCAATGGCTGTGTCTTGAAGCCCTCGGCGGCCAGCCCGCATCTGATGGTTCATACCGGCCGCGCCGTGGTGTTCGAGGACATCGACGACTACAAGGCCAAGATCAACGACGAGGCGCTCGATATCGACGAGACCTGCGTCATGGTGCTCAAAAATTGCGGCCCCAAGGGCTATCCCGGCATGGCCGAAGTGGGGAACATGGGCCTGCCGCCCAAAGTGCTGCGCAAGGGCATAAAGGACATGGTGCGCATTTCCGATGCCCGCATGTCGGGCACTGCCTATGGCACGGTGATCCTGCACACATCGCCCGAAGCGGCGGTGGGCGGTCCGCTGGCCGTGGTGCGCAATGGCGACATGATTTCCATTGACGTGCCCAACCGCACCATCCATCTCGACGTTCCCGAAACCGAGATCGCCGCCCGGCTGGCCGATTGGTCTCCGCTGCCCGATCAGCCGGACTCGGGCTATGCAAGGATGTTCCTCGATCACGTAGATCAGGCCCATACCGGCGCCGATTTCGATTTTCTCAGGGGCTGTCGCGGCCGCGAAGTGGGCAGGGATTCCCATTGA
- the mmsA gene encoding multiple monosaccharide ABC transporter ATP-binding protein, which yields MTSILEMRGITKSFPGVNALENVNLVVEQGEIHALVGENGAGKSTLMKVLSGVYPSGEYEGQIFFEGEERHFHSIADSEKCGIVIIHQELALVPLLSIAENIFLGNERASNGVIDWSETYRRTEDLLKRVSLKESPRTKITHLGLGKQQLVEIAKALSKQVKLLILDEPTSSLNETDSQALLNLLVELKERGISSILISHKLNEISQVADRITVLRDGHTVSTLDCHTSEISEADIVRDMVGRSLTDRFPARDPKIGDVLFEVKNWTAHHPIHSERKVVDDVSFSVRAGEVVGIAGLMGAGRTELAMSLFGKSYGDRISGEVLLRGRPVDTSSVPKAIANGICYATEDRKTYGLVLDQPIRDNVPLANLKAIANGIVVDNHKEREVAERYRKLMAIKSSGISQKTVNLSGGNQQKVVLSKWLYAGPDVLILDEPTRGIDVGAKYEIYSIINDLAAQGKAIVVISSEMPELLGTCDRIYVMNAGRFVGELPIAEASQEKIMSMILKTGRAA from the coding sequence ATGACGTCCATTCTCGAAATGCGTGGCATCACAAAAAGCTTTCCGGGCGTCAACGCGCTCGAAAACGTCAACCTCGTGGTCGAGCAGGGCGAAATTCACGCGCTGGTTGGCGAAAACGGGGCGGGCAAATCCACCCTCATGAAAGTACTCTCGGGCGTCTATCCCTCGGGCGAGTATGAGGGCCAGATCTTTTTTGAAGGCGAGGAACGCCATTTCCATTCCATCGCCGACAGCGAGAAATGCGGCATCGTCATCATTCACCAGGAGCTGGCGCTGGTTCCGCTGCTCTCGATTGCCGAAAACATCTTTCTGGGCAATGAGCGCGCCAGCAACGGCGTGATCGACTGGTCGGAAACCTATCGCCGCACCGAAGACCTGCTCAAGCGCGTTTCCCTAAAGGAATCTCCGCGCACCAAGATCACCCATCTGGGCCTGGGCAAGCAGCAGCTCGTCGAAATCGCCAAGGCGCTGTCAAAACAAGTCAAGCTCTTGATCCTCGACGAGCCCACATCCTCGCTCAACGAGACCGACAGCCAGGCGCTGTTGAACCTTCTGGTCGAACTCAAGGAGAGGGGCATTTCCTCGATCCTGATTTCCCACAAGCTCAACGAGATTTCACAGGTCGCCGACCGCATCACGGTGCTGCGCGACGGGCACACCGTTTCCACCCTCGATTGCCACACCTCCGAGATTTCCGAGGCCGATATCGTGCGCGACATGGTGGGGCGGTCTCTGACCGACCGCTTCCCGGCCCGCGATCCCAAGATCGGCGACGTGCTGTTCGAGGTCAAAAACTGGACGGCCCATCACCCCATCCATTCCGAGCGCAAGGTCGTCGACGATGTCAGCTTTTCGGTGCGCGCCGGAGAGGTCGTGGGCATCGCCGGGCTGATGGGCGCGGGGCGGACCGAACTGGCCATGAGCCTGTTCGGAAAATCCTATGGCGACAGGATTTCCGGCGAGGTGCTTTTGCGCGGCCGGCCCGTCGATACCTCCTCGGTGCCCAAAGCCATTGCCAACGGCATCTGCTATGCCACCGAAGACAGAAAGACCTATGGCCTGGTCCTTGACCAGCCGATCCGCGACAACGTCCCTCTCGCCAATCTCAAAGCCATTGCCAATGGCATCGTGGTGGACAACCACAAGGAACGCGAGGTCGCCGAACGCTACCGCAAGCTGATGGCCATCAAGAGCTCGGGGATCAGCCAGAAAACGGTCAATCTCTCGGGCGGCAACCAGCAAAAGGTCGTGCTGTCCAAATGGCTCTATGCCGGGCCGGACGTCCTGATCCTCGACGAGCCCACCCGCGGCATCGACGTGGGCGCCAAATACGAAATCTATTCCATCATCAACGATCTGGCGGCCCAGGGTAAGGCGATCGTCGTGATCTCGTCCGAAATGCCCGAACTGCTGGGCACCTGCGACCGCATCTACGTCATGAACGCCGGGCGCTTCGTGGGCGAATTGCCCATCGCCGAAGCCAGCCAGGAAAAGATCATGTCGATGATCCTGAAAACGGGGAGGGCGGCGTGA
- a CDS encoding 2-dehydro-3-deoxygalactonokinase — protein MTIAADWIAVDWGTSNMRAWALSADNKVLAHGESPKGMGQLSPSEFEPALLEVVEKWLDSERVTPVMACGMVGARQGWIEAEYAITPTPPVAARPTRAPVTDRRIAVFILPGVSQSAPPDVMRGEETQIAGYIASQGDNAVLCLPGTHSKWVDIADGRIARFRTAMTGEVFALLAEKSVLRHSVGTSEWSDDAFAAGVSAGLEAPDILTRLFSIRAASLLEGASPQVSRARLSGLLIGAELAGTSDFWRGNAVALVGASQLSALYQTALALAGVSAHRYDAQDMTLAGLCAARSTLEDTQ, from the coding sequence ATGACGATAGCTGCCGACTGGATCGCCGTCGATTGGGGGACCTCGAACATGCGCGCCTGGGCGCTGAGCGCCGACAACAAGGTGTTGGCGCACGGGGAAAGCCCAAAGGGCATGGGCCAGCTTTCCCCATCGGAGTTCGAACCGGCGCTGCTCGAGGTCGTGGAAAAATGGCTGGATTCAGAACGCGTTACACCTGTCATGGCCTGCGGCATGGTGGGCGCGCGGCAAGGGTGGATCGAGGCGGAATACGCAATCACCCCCACCCCGCCCGTCGCCGCCCGGCCGACACGCGCGCCGGTCACCGACCGGCGCATCGCGGTTTTCATCCTGCCCGGCGTCAGCCAATCGGCGCCCCCCGACGTGATGCGCGGCGAGGAAACCCAGATCGCCGGCTACATCGCTTCCCAAGGCGATAATGCCGTCCTGTGCCTTCCGGGCACGCACAGCAAATGGGTGGACATCGCCGATGGCCGCATTGCGCGCTTCCGGACGGCAATGACCGGGGAAGTCTTTGCTCTGCTTGCCGAAAAATCCGTTTTGCGTCATAGCGTTGGCACGAGCGAATGGAGCGATGACGCCTTTGCCGCCGGCGTTTCGGCCGGGTTGGAAGCGCCCGATATTCTGACCAGGCTGTTTTCCATCCGTGCAGCGAGCCTGCTTGAAGGCGCCTCACCACAGGTTTCCAGAGCCCGGCTTTCGGGGTTACTGATCGGCGCGGAACTGGCGGGAACAAGCGATTTCTGGCGTGGCAACGCCGTTGCGCTGGTTGGCGCATCGCAATTAAGCGCGCTATACCAGACGGCGTTGGCGCTGGCCGGTGTTTCTGCCCACCGGTACGATGCGCAGGACATGACACTGGCCGGACTTTGCGCCGCCCGTTCGACCCTGGAGGACACGCAATGA
- the chvE gene encoding multiple monosaccharide ABC transporter substrate-binding protein, whose translation MKSILAGLGALVMTSALSVMPAVGQEAGSVGISMPTQSSARWISDGNSMVELFEAAGYQTDLQYAEDDIPNQLAQIENMIVRGVDVLVIASIDGTTLTTALENAAAAGIHVIAYDRLIRGSEHVDYYATFDNFKVGVQQAQSLVDGLEASGREAPYNIELFGGSPDDNNAYFFYDGAMSVLQPLIDDGTLVVKSGQMGMDTVGTLRWDGSVAQARMDNLLSAHYTDDTVDAVLSPYDGLSIGIISSLRGVGYGSGDMPMPIISGQDAEIPSVKAIMAGDQYSTIFKDTRELARVTVGMVSALINDAEPEINDTETYDNGVKVVPSYLLEPVLVTADNLEEVLVGSGYYTQDQIAN comes from the coding sequence ATGAAATCAATTTTGGCAGGGCTTGGCGCTCTGGTGATGACCTCTGCGCTATCGGTGATGCCTGCTGTTGGGCAGGAAGCCGGTTCGGTGGGCATTTCCATGCCGACCCAATCCTCGGCCCGCTGGATCTCGGACGGCAATTCCATGGTGGAACTGTTTGAGGCAGCCGGCTACCAGACCGATCTGCAATATGCCGAAGACGATATTCCCAACCAGCTCGCCCAGATCGAAAACATGATCGTTCGTGGCGTCGACGTTCTGGTGATCGCCTCGATCGACGGCACCACGCTCACCACCGCGCTCGAGAACGCCGCCGCTGCCGGCATCCACGTGATTGCCTATGACCGGCTGATCCGCGGGTCCGAGCATGTCGATTATTATGCGACTTTCGACAACTTCAAGGTTGGCGTGCAGCAGGCCCAGTCGCTGGTCGACGGGCTCGAAGCCTCCGGTCGCGAAGCACCCTACAATATCGAACTGTTCGGCGGTTCGCCCGACGACAACAACGCCTATTTCTTCTATGACGGCGCCATGAGCGTGCTCCAGCCGCTGATCGACGATGGCACGCTGGTCGTCAAATCCGGCCAGATGGGCATGGATACGGTTGGCACCCTGCGCTGGGACGGCTCGGTTGCCCAGGCCCGCATGGATAACCTTCTCTCGGCCCATTATACCGACGACACTGTCGATGCCGTCCTTTCGCCCTATGACGGGCTCTCGATCGGCATCATCTCCTCGCTGCGCGGGGTCGGTTACGGTTCGGGCGACATGCCCATGCCGATCATTTCCGGTCAGGATGCCGAAATCCCCTCGGTCAAGGCAATCATGGCCGGCGACCAGTATTCGACGATCTTCAAGGACACCCGTGAGTTGGCCCGCGTGACCGTGGGCATGGTTTCGGCCCTCATCAACGATGCGGAGCCCGAGATCAACGACACCGAAACCTATGACAACGGCGTCAAGGTGGTCCCCTCCTACCTGCTCGAGCCGGTGCTGGTGACAGCCGATAATCTCGAAGAGGTTCTCGTGGGTTCGGGGTATTATACCCAGGATCAGATCGCCAACTGA
- a CDS encoding SMP-30/gluconolactonase/LRE family protein has product MSAHIFDDRSCFLGEGPLWHPQREQLFWFDIIGRTLLTRKGGDTGAWTFDDMVSAAGWIDRDNLLVASETALLKLNIETREREIVAALDIGEGLRTNDGRADPWGGFWISSMGKKSEKDAGAIYRFYRGEVTKLFSSITIPNAICFSPDRAYGHFADTSRGFVKRVRLDSETGVPVGEPEIYLDLAGEGLNPDGAVIDAAGNMWLAQWGAGRVAVYDPSGPLLKAVSVGAPHSSCPAFGGADFSTLYCTTAREGLDAEALAAHPDSGKVFFVEGVGPGRPEPAVII; this is encoded by the coding sequence ATGAGCGCGCATATTTTCGACGATCGATCCTGCTTTCTGGGCGAAGGCCCGCTCTGGCATCCCCAGCGCGAGCAGTTGTTCTGGTTCGACATCATCGGGCGCACGCTTTTGACCCGAAAGGGGGGCGATACGGGCGCCTGGACGTTTGATGACATGGTTTCGGCAGCCGGTTGGATCGACCGCGACAACCTCCTGGTGGCCAGCGAAACGGCGCTGCTCAAGCTCAATATCGAAACCCGGGAACGCGAGATCGTCGCCGCGCTCGATATCGGCGAGGGACTTAGGACCAATGACGGACGTGCCGATCCGTGGGGCGGGTTCTGGATTTCATCGATGGGCAAGAAGTCCGAAAAGGACGCGGGTGCGATCTATCGGTTTTACCGCGGCGAAGTCACAAAGCTGTTTTCGTCCATCACCATACCCAATGCCATCTGCTTTTCGCCCGATCGGGCCTATGGCCATTTCGCCGACACGAGCCGCGGTTTCGTCAAGCGTGTCAGGCTCGATTCCGAGACCGGCGTACCGGTCGGTGAGCCCGAGATCTATCTTGACCTCGCCGGGGAAGGGCTGAACCCCGACGGCGCGGTGATCGATGCGGCGGGCAATATGTGGCTTGCCCAATGGGGTGCCGGCCGGGTTGCCGTATATGACCCATCGGGCCCCTTGCTTAAGGCTGTTTCTGTAGGGGCGCCGCATTCCTCCTGCCCGGCCTTCGGCGGCGCTGATTTCTCCACCCTCTATTGCACCACGGCGCGCGAAGGGCTGGACGCGGAGGCGCTGGCGGCGCATCCGGATTCGGGCAAGGTGTTTTTCGTCGAGGGCGTCGGCCCCGGACGGCCCGAACCTGCGGTAATTATCTGA
- the mmsB gene encoding multiple monosaccharide ABC transporter permease, producing the protein MTDLTQSSSATGGQSVFVGYLKTHLREYGILFALIAIVVFFQFATGGILLRPANVTNLVLQNSYIVIMAVGMLLVIVCGHIDLSVGSVMGFVGALAAVLMVQFDIHFVPAALICLAVGAAIGAIQGYWIAYWKIPSFIVTLAGMLVFKGLMMVLLKGQSIGPFPDEFRLIASGFIPDLFSVEGMHMLSMLLGVAAAAILVLLSVRARAKEAKHGTPDEPFAFFTGRNILVAGAVVYLVYLLATSRGLPNVFIIMAVLIAGYSFISKQTTIGRRIYAVGGNQKAAKLSGINSERLTFMVFANMGMLAALAGLVFAARLNMATPKAGETFELDVIAAVFIGGASMAGGVGTIVGAVIGAFIMGVMNNGMSIMGIGIDWQQMIKGLVLLAAVIFDVYNKNKAA; encoded by the coding sequence ATGACTGACCTCACCCAATCCTCGTCCGCAACCGGCGGCCAGTCGGTGTTTGTGGGCTATCTCAAGACCCATCTGCGCGAATACGGCATCCTGTTCGCGCTGATCGCCATCGTGGTGTTCTTCCAGTTCGCCACCGGCGGCATCCTGTTGCGCCCGGCCAATGTCACCAATCTGGTGCTCCAGAACTCCTATATCGTCATCATGGCGGTGGGCATGCTTTTGGTGATCGTGTGCGGCCATATCGATCTCTCGGTCGGCTCGGTCATGGGCTTTGTGGGCGCACTGGCGGCCGTATTGATGGTGCAGTTCGATATCCATTTCGTGCCCGCGGCCCTGATCTGCCTGGCGGTTGGCGCGGCCATCGGAGCCATTCAGGGCTATTGGATCGCCTACTGGAAAATCCCCAGCTTCATTGTGACTCTCGCCGGCATGCTGGTGTTCAAGGGGCTGATGATGGTGCTCTTGAAGGGCCAGTCCATCGGGCCGTTCCCCGATGAATTCCGCCTGATTGCCTCGGGCTTTATCCCCGACCTGTTTTCGGTCGAGGGCATGCACATGCTTTCGATGCTGCTCGGCGTTGCCGCCGCGGCCATCCTCGTGCTGCTCTCGGTGCGGGCCCGCGCCAAGGAAGCCAAGCACGGCACGCCCGACGAGCCCTTCGCCTTTTTCACCGGCCGCAACATCCTGGTCGCCGGGGCGGTGGTTTATCTGGTTTACCTCCTGGCTACTTCGCGCGGCCTGCCCAACGTCTTCATTATCATGGCGGTGCTGATCGCGGGCTACAGCTTCATCTCCAAGCAGACCACTATCGGCCGCCGCATCTATGCGGTTGGCGGCAACCAGAAGGCGGCCAAGCTTTCGGGCATCAATTCCGAACGTCTGACTTTCATGGTGTTTGCCAATATGGGCATGCTGGCCGCGCTGGCGGGGCTGGTGTTCGCAGCCCGGCTCAACATGGCGACGCCCAAGGCGGGCGAAACCTTCGAGCTCGACGTCATCGCCGCTGTGTTCATCGGCGGCGCCTCGATGGCTGGCGGTGTCGGCACCATCGTCGGCGCGGTGATCGGCGCGTTCATCATGGGGGTGATGAACAACGGCATGTCGATCATGGGCATCGGCATCGACTGGCAGCAGATGATCAAGGGCCTGGTGCTGCTCGCTGCCGTGATCTTCGACGTTTACAACAAGAACAAGGCCGCCTGA
- the araD1 gene encoding AraD1 family protein, whose translation MLLSQILDTSGSQRVVAREGDSAKIVNGAESILALARRAIARDMALVALIAEQGLGESVDLAAAYAEGRVLAPITPDDPARLHLTGTGLTHLGSAATRNAMHQKAGADENITDSMKMFRMGVEGGKPAGGKTGVQPEWFYKGNGHALVAPGKPIVSPGFALDAGEEPEIAGIYVISYEGVPHRIGFALANEFSDHVTERQNYLYLAHSKLRPASIGPEILVGQLPAHIEGTSRVIRDGAVLWEKPFVSGEDNMSHTLANLEHHHFKYEIFRKPGDVHVHMFGTATLSFADGIRTRQGDIFEIEAAPFGLPLTNPLTIDTTRPADAPVAVKTL comes from the coding sequence GTGCTGCTCTCCCAGATTCTCGATACCAGCGGTTCCCAGCGCGTCGTGGCGCGCGAGGGGGACAGTGCCAAGATCGTCAATGGCGCGGAATCCATTCTGGCGCTGGCCAGGCGCGCCATCGCCAGAGATATGGCGCTGGTCGCGCTGATCGCCGAACAGGGACTGGGCGAAAGCGTCGATCTGGCGGCCGCCTATGCCGAGGGTCGGGTTCTCGCTCCGATCACTCCCGACGATCCCGCCCGCCTGCACCTGACCGGAACCGGGCTGACCCATCTGGGCTCGGCTGCAACGCGCAACGCCATGCACCAGAAGGCCGGTGCCGATGAAAACATCACCGATTCCATGAAGATGTTCCGCATGGGGGTCGAGGGCGGCAAGCCGGCTGGAGGCAAGACCGGCGTGCAGCCCGAATGGTTCTATAAGGGCAATGGCCACGCACTGGTCGCGCCGGGCAAGCCCATCGTCTCGCCGGGCTTTGCGCTCGACGCGGGCGAGGAACCCGAAATCGCCGGCATCTATGTCATCTCCTATGAAGGCGTGCCGCACCGGATCGGCTTTGCACTGGCCAATGAATTTTCCGACCACGTCACCGAGCGGCAGAACTATCTCTATCTCGCGCATTCGAAATTGCGCCCCGCCTCGATCGGCCCGGAAATCCTGGTTGGCCAATTGCCCGCCCATATCGAGGGCACCTCGCGTGTCATCCGCGATGGTGCAGTGCTGTGGGAAAAGCCGTTTGTTTCCGGCGAGGACAATATGAGCCACACGCTGGCCAACCTCGAGCACCACCACTTCAAATACGAAATCTTCCGCAAGCCCGGCGATGTGCATGTGCACATGTTCGGCACGGCGACCTTGAGCTTTGCCGACGGCATCCGGACCCGGCAAGGCGACATCTTCGAGATCGAGGCGGCCCCGTTCGGCCTGCCGCTCACCAATCCGCTCACCATCGATACGACACGCCCCGCCGACGCGCCTGTCGCAGTCAAAACGCTATAA